A stretch of Myxococcus hansupus DNA encodes these proteins:
- a CDS encoding cytidine deaminase — protein sequence MADEIPWERLFEEAARVRARAHVPYSRFPVGAAILYADGAVVAGCNVENATYGLTVCAERNAFAAGVAQGHTQPVAVAIVVDTPQPCPPCGMCRQVMAEFGGQELPVRSRTPQGGEARYTLGGLLPHAFTKDFF from the coding sequence ATGGCGGATGAGATTCCCTGGGAGCGCCTGTTCGAGGAAGCCGCACGCGTGCGAGCGCGTGCCCATGTGCCGTACTCGCGCTTCCCCGTGGGGGCCGCCATCCTCTATGCCGACGGCGCCGTCGTGGCCGGCTGCAACGTGGAGAACGCCACCTACGGGTTGACGGTCTGCGCGGAGCGCAACGCCTTCGCCGCGGGCGTGGCGCAGGGGCACACGCAGCCGGTTGCGGTGGCCATCGTCGTGGACACCCCCCAGCCCTGTCCGCCGTGCGGCATGTGCCGGCAGGTCATGGCCGAATTTGGCGGGCAGGAGTTGCCCGTGCGCAGCCGGACGCCCCAGGGCGGCGAGGCGCGCTACACCCTGGGGGGGCTGCTTCCGCATGCCTTCACCAAAGACTTCTTCTAG
- a CDS encoding SET domain-containing protein-lysine N-methyltransferase has translation MNQGAALYIHPGVKVRPCAWGYGVFTDAFIKAGDLIEECHYVKLPRAHSQNPQLQDYVFQLQWAANEAPREGEWVALVLGYGMIYNHAREPNTAYHREVARDLFCYHALRDIHPGEQLCISYGEDWWMSREQGVPA, from the coding sequence ATGAATCAGGGCGCAGCGCTGTACATCCATCCGGGCGTGAAGGTCCGGCCGTGTGCGTGGGGCTACGGCGTCTTCACCGACGCCTTCATCAAGGCGGGCGACCTCATCGAGGAATGCCACTACGTCAAGCTGCCGCGCGCGCATTCCCAGAACCCGCAGCTCCAGGACTATGTGTTCCAGCTCCAGTGGGCCGCAAACGAGGCGCCTCGGGAGGGCGAGTGGGTGGCCCTCGTGCTGGGCTACGGGATGATCTACAACCACGCCCGCGAGCCGAACACGGCCTACCACCGCGAGGTGGCCCGGGACCTCTTCTGCTACCACGCCCTGCGCGACATCCACCCCGGCGAGCAGCTCTGCATCAGCTACGGCGAGGACTGGTGGATGTCCCGGGAGCAGGGCGTCCCCGCCTGA
- a CDS encoding ABC transporter ATP-binding protein, which yields MVGENGAGKSSLMNVLYGLYQPDAGVMTLDGQPVRFKSPRDAIARGIGMVHQHFMLVPTLSVAENVVLGREPTRRGLLDLERAVQEVAATCARYGFQLEPRARVDTLSVGSQQKVEIVKALHRGAQVLILDEPTAVLTPQESDELARVMRGLVAQGHTVVLISHKLKEVLGVADRIAVMRRGRCVAEVRAADTTAEQLAALMVGESQRPPAEATHVPRTEAPGDVVLEARGLEASGDNGRPALRGVDLEVRAGEIVGIAGVDGNGQRELAEVLTGLRALSSGSGTLLGGPLRGLTPALARARGVGHIPEDRHHRAVVKAMSVEENVALGRHTRPPFAKGPWLDFKGRRERTRELTVAYDVRPPDPEVALRALSGGNQQKVVVARELDARPRLLVVVQPTRGLDVGAVAQVQAKLREARDQGTGVLLVSLDLEEVLALADRVYVFFEGRVTGHFPRHAFDERELGRRMLGATEPAHA from the coding sequence ATGGTGGGTGAGAACGGCGCGGGCAAGTCCAGCCTGATGAACGTCCTCTACGGGCTCTACCAGCCCGACGCGGGCGTGATGACGCTGGACGGCCAGCCGGTGCGCTTCAAGAGCCCGCGAGACGCCATCGCGCGGGGCATTGGCATGGTGCACCAGCACTTCATGCTCGTGCCCACGCTGTCGGTGGCGGAGAACGTGGTGCTCGGCCGCGAGCCCACGCGCCGGGGGCTGCTGGACCTGGAGCGCGCGGTGCAGGAGGTGGCCGCCACCTGCGCCCGCTACGGCTTCCAACTGGAGCCGCGCGCGCGGGTGGACACGCTCAGCGTCGGCTCGCAGCAGAAGGTGGAGATCGTCAAGGCGCTGCACCGGGGCGCGCAGGTGCTCATCCTCGACGAGCCCACCGCCGTGCTCACGCCGCAGGAGTCCGACGAGCTGGCGCGCGTCATGCGCGGGCTGGTGGCGCAAGGGCACACGGTGGTGCTCATCAGCCACAAGTTGAAGGAAGTGCTGGGCGTGGCGGACCGCATCGCCGTCATGCGCCGGGGCCGCTGCGTGGCCGAGGTCCGCGCCGCCGACACCACCGCGGAGCAGCTCGCCGCGCTGATGGTGGGTGAGAGCCAGCGCCCGCCGGCCGAGGCCACGCACGTTCCACGGACCGAGGCGCCCGGCGACGTCGTGCTGGAAGCGCGCGGGCTGGAGGCCTCGGGCGACAACGGGCGGCCTGCCCTGCGCGGCGTGGACCTGGAGGTCCGCGCGGGTGAAATCGTCGGCATCGCGGGCGTGGACGGCAACGGGCAGCGCGAGCTGGCGGAGGTCCTCACCGGCCTGCGCGCCTTGTCGTCCGGAAGCGGCACGCTGCTGGGAGGCCCGCTGCGAGGCCTCACGCCGGCCCTGGCCCGGGCGCGCGGCGTGGGGCACATCCCCGAGGACCGGCACCACCGCGCGGTGGTGAAGGCCATGAGCGTGGAGGAGAACGTGGCCCTGGGCCGGCACACGCGGCCGCCCTTCGCGAAGGGCCCGTGGCTCGACTTCAAGGGCCGCCGTGAGCGTACGCGGGAGCTGACGGTCGCCTACGACGTGCGGCCTCCCGACCCGGAGGTGGCGCTGCGCGCGCTGTCCGGCGGCAACCAGCAGAAGGTCGTGGTGGCGCGCGAGCTGGATGCGCGACCCAGGCTGCTGGTGGTGGTGCAGCCCACGCGCGGGCTGGACGTGGGCGCGGTGGCGCAGGTGCAAGCGAAGCTGCGCGAGGCGCGCGACCAGGGCACGGGCGTGCTGCTGGTCTCCCTGGACCTGGAAGAGGTGCTGGCCCTGGCGGACCGCGTCTATGTGTTCTTCGAGGGCCGCGTGACAGGCCACTTCCCGCGCCACGCGTTCGACGAGCGCGAGCTGGGCCGGCGCATGCTGGGCGCCACGGAGCCGGCCCATGCCTGA
- a CDS encoding DUF4328 domain-containing protein has protein sequence MYAGVAVAAVTGLLHAWLILNLEGGTTPSLEDAQAYDSLNVALTLASSLVMVTTIISYLRWLHLSVKTAVSLGVSTEEPRWAVFAWFIPFYNLVKPYEVVRDLWLNLGGAPAQQALLRGWWAAWLIGNGLSNVSASLFNKIGDGGVAISTALTVGMISEAISVLSSVLCIRVIEDIESMIASRRADLDTVIARADAQQPSLG, from the coding sequence TTGTACGCGGGCGTCGCGGTGGCCGCCGTCACCGGACTGCTCCATGCCTGGCTCATCCTGAACCTCGAGGGCGGAACCACGCCCTCGTTGGAGGATGCGCAGGCCTACGACTCGCTGAACGTGGCGCTCACCCTCGCCAGCTCGCTGGTGATGGTCACCACCATCATCAGCTACCTGCGATGGCTGCACCTGAGCGTAAAGACAGCCGTGTCACTGGGCGTCAGCACCGAGGAGCCTCGCTGGGCGGTCTTCGCCTGGTTCATCCCCTTCTACAACCTGGTCAAGCCGTACGAAGTGGTGCGCGACCTCTGGTTGAACCTGGGCGGCGCACCGGCTCAACAGGCCTTGTTGAGGGGGTGGTGGGCCGCGTGGCTCATCGGCAATGGCCTCTCCAACGTCAGCGCCTCGCTCTTCAACAAGATTGGCGATGGCGGCGTCGCCATCTCCACCGCCCTCACCGTGGGGATGATTTCCGAAGCCATCAGCGTCCTGTCCTCGGTGCTCTGCATCCGCGTCATCGAGGACATCGAGTCGATGATCGCCAGCCGCCGGGCGGACCTCGACACCGTCATCGCCCGGGCGGACGCCCAACAGCCATCCCTCGGCTGA
- a CDS encoding BMP family lipoprotein encodes MMLRLHVLALTALLCACSKQKEEAPSAGAQSPAASGKTEKKALPVGLVIDVGGRGDHSFNDAALRGLELWAAGKRYEGGKYVDASPDEVRKSLPPHLASEAASFKALPVRPIVLQSKAQEDYVPNLQLLVDQGTRLTVGNGYMLANAVRTSAQENPQAQFLLIDSQVLDAQGKAMKLPNVRTVLFKEQEGSFLVGALAGLVTKSNKVGFVGGIEVPLIQRFEVGYRAGVKTTNAQASQALMSVYTGSFNNMAAGKQVAQDLISKGADVLFHAAGADGIGVIQAVKEARAAGKSVYAIGVDSDQAHVAPDAILTSMMKYTDLAIYQAAKDLVDGSFAAGEQVLGLKENGVGMAEVRVDFPGKAETLQKVEALRQRIIAGELQVPALPADLAAFQATAP; translated from the coding sequence ATGATGCTCCGCCTCCACGTCCTTGCCCTGACCGCGCTCCTGTGCGCGTGTTCCAAGCAGAAGGAAGAAGCGCCCTCCGCCGGGGCCCAGAGCCCCGCTGCCTCCGGGAAGACGGAAAAGAAGGCCCTCCCCGTGGGCCTCGTCATCGACGTGGGCGGCCGAGGCGACCACTCGTTCAATGACGCGGCGCTTCGTGGCCTGGAGCTGTGGGCCGCCGGCAAGCGCTACGAGGGCGGCAAGTACGTGGACGCCTCGCCCGACGAGGTCCGCAAGTCGCTGCCGCCCCACCTGGCCTCGGAGGCCGCCAGCTTCAAGGCGCTGCCCGTGCGGCCCATCGTCCTGCAGAGCAAGGCCCAGGAGGACTACGTCCCCAACCTCCAGCTCCTGGTGGACCAGGGCACCCGGCTCACCGTGGGCAACGGCTACATGCTGGCCAACGCGGTGCGCACCTCCGCCCAGGAGAACCCCCAGGCGCAGTTCCTGCTCATCGACAGCCAGGTGCTGGACGCGCAGGGCAAGGCGATGAAGCTCCCCAACGTGCGCACGGTGCTCTTCAAGGAGCAGGAGGGCAGCTTCCTCGTCGGCGCGCTCGCCGGGCTGGTGACGAAGTCGAACAAGGTGGGCTTCGTGGGCGGCATCGAGGTGCCCCTCATCCAGCGCTTCGAGGTGGGCTACCGCGCGGGCGTGAAGACGACCAACGCCCAGGCCTCGCAGGCCCTGATGTCCGTCTACACCGGCAGCTTCAACAACATGGCCGCGGGCAAGCAGGTGGCGCAGGACCTCATCTCCAAGGGCGCGGACGTCCTCTTCCACGCCGCGGGCGCGGACGGCATCGGCGTCATCCAGGCGGTGAAGGAGGCGCGCGCCGCGGGCAAGAGCGTCTACGCCATTGGCGTGGATTCGGACCAGGCGCACGTGGCGCCGGACGCCATCCTCACGTCGATGATGAAGTACACCGACCTGGCCATCTACCAGGCGGCGAAGGACCTGGTGGACGGCTCGTTCGCCGCGGGTGAGCAGGTGCTCGGCCTCAAGGAGAACGGCGTGGGCATGGCCGAGGTGCGGGTGGACTTCCCCGGCAAGGCGGAGACGCTCCAGAAGGTGGAGGCCCTGCGCCAGCGCATCATCGCCGGCGAGCTCCAGGTCCCCGCCCTCCCGGCGGACCTCGCCGCCTTCCAGGCGACCGCGCCCTGA
- a CDS encoding thymidine phosphorylase gives MQPYELIKAKRDGGRLDPADIRAFIEAYTAGTVADYQMAAMCMAIFFRGMDSQELGAWARAMLESGEVLDLSDTPGVKVDKHSTGGVGDKVSLSLAPLAAACGVPVPMISGRGLGHTGGTLDKLESIPGFNVNLPTSEYRRLVREVNCCLIGQTAQVAPADKKLYALRDVTATVDCIPLIASSIMSKKLAEGIDALVLDVKVGSGAFMKRDEDARTLAKTMIGLGAEMGKKVVALLTDMDQPLGRKVGNALEVIEAVDMLRGNAPEDYTEITYALTAEMLVLGKKAATIDEAREKLRKVVEDGSAVRKLKEIVQVQGGDPRAIDDYSLLPQAKSTVDVVATRDGFVTGIDTEGVGLAAVALGAGRQRTDSKIDPAVGFTLLKKTGEAVKQGEPVVRVHYNDAGPLENVKARLLAAYHFGDAAPAPRPLVRERVE, from the coding sequence GTGCAACCCTACGAACTCATCAAGGCCAAGCGGGATGGCGGCCGGTTGGATCCGGCGGACATCCGCGCGTTCATCGAGGCGTATACCGCGGGGACGGTGGCGGACTACCAGATGGCGGCCATGTGCATGGCCATCTTCTTCCGGGGCATGGACTCCCAGGAGCTGGGCGCCTGGGCCCGCGCCATGCTGGAGTCCGGCGAGGTCCTGGACCTGTCCGACACCCCGGGTGTGAAAGTGGACAAGCACTCCACTGGCGGGGTGGGGGACAAGGTCTCCCTGAGCCTGGCGCCGCTGGCCGCCGCCTGTGGTGTGCCGGTGCCGATGATTTCAGGCCGCGGCCTGGGGCACACGGGCGGGACGCTGGACAAGCTGGAGTCCATCCCCGGCTTCAACGTCAACCTGCCGACGTCCGAGTACCGCCGGCTGGTGCGCGAGGTGAACTGCTGCCTGATTGGCCAGACGGCGCAGGTGGCCCCCGCGGACAAGAAGCTCTACGCGCTGCGCGACGTGACGGCGACGGTGGACTGCATCCCGCTGATTGCCTCCTCCATCATGAGCAAGAAGCTGGCGGAGGGCATCGACGCGCTGGTGCTGGACGTGAAGGTGGGCAGCGGCGCCTTCATGAAGCGCGACGAGGACGCGCGCACGCTGGCGAAGACGATGATTGGCCTGGGCGCGGAGATGGGGAAGAAGGTCGTGGCCCTGCTCACCGACATGGACCAGCCGCTGGGCCGCAAGGTGGGCAACGCGCTGGAGGTCATCGAGGCGGTGGACATGCTCCGCGGCAACGCGCCGGAGGACTACACCGAAATCACCTACGCCCTGACGGCGGAGATGCTGGTGCTGGGCAAGAAGGCCGCCACCATCGACGAGGCGCGCGAGAAGCTGCGCAAGGTGGTGGAGGATGGCAGCGCGGTGCGCAAGCTGAAGGAGATTGTCCAGGTGCAGGGCGGAGACCCGCGCGCCATCGACGACTACTCGCTGCTGCCGCAGGCGAAGTCCACCGTGGACGTGGTGGCGACCCGGGACGGCTTCGTCACCGGCATCGACACGGAGGGCGTGGGCCTGGCCGCGGTGGCGCTGGGCGCCGGCCGGCAGCGGACGGACAGCAAGATTGACCCCGCCGTGGGCTTCACGCTGCTGAAGAAGACGGGCGAGGCCGTGAAGCAGGGCGAGCCCGTGGTGCGCGTGCACTACAACGACGCGGGCCCGCTGGAGAACGTGAAGGCGCGCCTCTTGGCGGCGTATCACTTCGGCGACGCGGCTCCGGCGCCCAGGCCGCTCGTCCGCGAGCGGGTGGAGTAG
- a CDS encoding ABC transporter permease, whose protein sequence is MLEVLHSLLFSTLDAAPALIFAALGAVLSERAGVIAVGTEGMMRVGAFCAAVAALVMPTPLAVVMGMLAGAALAGVHGFLSIRWRSDQVVSGIALNLVALAGGTFLLESLYGPNGTPPIEQLSRWNIPGLSGVPVLGALSGHSAPTYLALVLPFVFQGLLTRTPLGLRLRAVGDKPQAVATLGLSVAGLRWGAVLGSGLLAGLGGAVLSTAVLDRFEQHTPAGLGFMALAAMVFGRWTPVGAFLAATFFAFGNALRIGLVSSAPGIVELVPQGVLLALPYLLTLIVLTLQGQRSSAPAALGTPYEQESR, encoded by the coding sequence GTGCTTGAAGTCCTCCACTCGCTGCTGTTCTCCACGCTCGACGCCGCGCCCGCGCTCATTTTCGCCGCCCTGGGCGCGGTGCTGTCCGAGCGCGCGGGCGTCATCGCAGTGGGCACCGAGGGCATGATGCGCGTGGGCGCCTTCTGCGCGGCGGTGGCGGCGCTGGTGATGCCCACGCCCCTGGCCGTCGTCATGGGCATGCTCGCGGGCGCGGCCCTGGCCGGCGTGCACGGCTTCCTCAGCATCCGCTGGCGCTCGGACCAGGTGGTGTCGGGCATCGCCCTCAACCTGGTGGCCCTGGCCGGCGGCACCTTCCTGCTGGAGTCCCTCTACGGCCCCAACGGCACCCCGCCGATTGAGCAGCTCTCGCGCTGGAACATCCCCGGCCTGAGCGGCGTGCCGGTGCTGGGCGCCTTGTCCGGGCACTCCGCGCCCACGTACCTGGCGCTGGTGCTGCCCTTCGTCTTCCAGGGCCTGCTCACGCGCACGCCGCTGGGCCTTCGGCTGCGCGCGGTGGGCGACAAGCCCCAGGCGGTGGCCACCCTGGGCCTGTCGGTGGCGGGACTGCGGTGGGGCGCGGTGTTGGGCAGTGGGCTGCTGGCCGGACTGGGCGGCGCGGTGCTGTCCACCGCCGTGCTGGACCGTTTCGAGCAGCACACCCCCGCCGGACTGGGGTTCATGGCCCTGGCCGCCATGGTCTTCGGCCGGTGGACCCCCGTGGGGGCCTTCCTCGCCGCGACGTTCTTCGCCTTCGGTAACGCGCTGCGCATCGGCCTGGTGTCCAGCGCGCCCGGCATCGTCGAGCTGGTTCCCCAGGGCGTGCTCCTGGCCCTGCCCTACCTGCTCACGCTGATCGTCCTGACGCTCCAGGGACAGCGCAGCAGCGCTCCCGCCGCCCTCGGGACGCCCTATGAGCAGGAGTCTCGCTGA
- a CDS encoding 5'-deoxyadenosine deaminase, producing the protein MDLLLTGGTVVTMNREREVLVEADVLVQDGRIAKVGRGIKPRGTRRVVDVTGKVVLPGLIHGHLHACQTLFRGRADGLELLDWLRERIWPFEASHDAASMRASADLTFAELIRSGSTAALDMGSVYHYDAVFESARDAGFRLVGGKAMMDAGASVPAGLRESTEDSLRESLALKDRWHGTHDGRLRYAFAPRFVLSCTPELLREVARLAKEHGLRIHTHASENAKETDAVRAYTGGEDNVAFFHTVGMSGPHVTMAHCVWLSQEEQDILRDTRTVVCHCPGSNLKLASGYAKVPELLDAGVTVALGADGAPCNNTLDIFNEMRLAAVMHNPRVGPCAMTPMRVLEMATLHGARALGLEDEVGSLEPGKRADITVVDISGLHAGPTPEDVLVPLVHSARASDVAHVFIDGQPVLRDGVLTTLDAASVLANANANVERILKRRPKKARTG; encoded by the coding sequence GTGGATCTGCTCCTGACTGGTGGCACGGTTGTAACGATGAACCGCGAGCGCGAGGTGCTCGTGGAGGCGGACGTCCTCGTCCAGGACGGCCGCATCGCCAAGGTGGGCCGGGGCATCAAGCCCCGAGGCACCCGGCGGGTGGTGGACGTGACAGGCAAGGTGGTGCTGCCGGGGCTCATCCACGGACACCTCCACGCCTGTCAGACGCTCTTCCGCGGCCGCGCGGACGGACTGGAGCTGCTGGACTGGCTCCGTGAGCGCATCTGGCCCTTCGAGGCCTCGCACGACGCGGCGTCCATGCGCGCCTCGGCCGACCTGACCTTCGCGGAGCTCATCCGCTCCGGGTCCACGGCCGCGCTCGACATGGGCAGCGTGTACCACTACGACGCCGTCTTCGAGTCCGCCCGGGACGCCGGCTTCCGGCTGGTGGGCGGCAAGGCGATGATGGACGCGGGCGCGAGCGTGCCCGCGGGCCTGCGCGAGAGCACCGAGGACTCGCTGCGGGAGAGCCTGGCGTTGAAGGACCGGTGGCACGGCACGCACGACGGGCGCCTGCGCTACGCCTTCGCCCCGCGCTTCGTGCTGTCCTGCACCCCGGAGCTGCTGCGGGAGGTGGCGCGACTGGCCAAGGAGCACGGCCTGCGCATCCACACGCACGCCAGCGAGAACGCGAAGGAGACGGACGCGGTCCGCGCGTACACCGGCGGCGAGGACAACGTGGCCTTCTTCCACACGGTGGGGATGTCCGGCCCGCACGTGACGATGGCCCACTGCGTGTGGCTGTCGCAGGAGGAGCAGGACATCCTGCGCGACACGCGCACCGTGGTCTGCCACTGCCCCGGCTCCAACCTCAAGCTGGCCTCTGGCTACGCCAAGGTGCCGGAGCTGCTGGACGCCGGCGTGACGGTGGCGCTGGGCGCGGACGGCGCGCCCTGCAACAACACGCTCGACATCTTCAACGAGATGCGGCTCGCGGCGGTGATGCACAACCCGCGCGTGGGGCCGTGCGCGATGACGCCCATGCGCGTGCTGGAGATGGCCACGCTGCACGGCGCCCGGGCGCTGGGCCTGGAGGACGAGGTGGGCTCGCTCGAGCCCGGCAAGCGCGCGGACATCACCGTGGTGGACATCAGCGGTCTGCACGCGGGCCCCACGCCCGAGGACGTGCTGGTGCCGCTGGTGCACTCCGCCCGGGCCAGCGACGTGGCGCACGTCTTCATCGACGGTCAGCCGGTGCTGCGAGACGGCGTGCTCACCACGCTGGACGCGGCGTCGGTGCTGGCGAACGCGAACGCGAACGTGGAGCGCATCCTCAAGCGCCGCCCGAAGAAGGCGCGCACGGGCTGA
- a CDS encoding sensor histidine kinase, producing MLETTETEVYRPRVLAVDVESGGMERLHSILSPAGYDVLPACGTALSAAAMKQAADLVVLDAGHAGTDGLATYRRLQDALGESTLPVLMLSPSVDRETRREVLEAGVDDLLITEPLDPLELKVRVHTLLELKAHRERGGQRNEALQDPRSRWLEMERLARVGTLAADVAQNLGRVGEGLQQALEHVRTRAAQGLPPDADALKKLGVAGEQMRLHGQHLLSLGPTSPKDIQRFDLRELVPAVVEQMRDAGRLGSCELTVLLPNEPIAAVFNRRQLERVLTELLANAVDAVEDVMDRPRRIITGVELPDIFGDFGPLLFVEDTGIGIFEDEQQAVFEPYYTTKAPEKGAGLGLTVARTLVEAMGGALTVRSRVNQGSTFTVELPEQTSSW from the coding sequence ATGCTGGAGACGACGGAGACCGAGGTGTATCGGCCCCGGGTGTTGGCCGTGGACGTGGAGTCCGGCGGAATGGAGCGGCTGCACTCCATCCTGTCGCCCGCGGGTTACGACGTGCTGCCCGCGTGCGGGACGGCCCTGTCGGCGGCGGCCATGAAGCAGGCCGCGGACCTGGTGGTGCTCGACGCGGGCCATGCCGGCACCGACGGCCTCGCGACGTACCGGCGCCTCCAGGACGCGCTCGGCGAGTCCACGCTCCCCGTGCTCATGCTCAGCCCCAGCGTGGACCGCGAGACGCGCCGCGAGGTGCTCGAGGCGGGCGTCGACGATTTGCTCATCACCGAGCCGTTGGATCCGCTGGAGCTCAAGGTCCGCGTCCACACGCTGCTGGAGCTGAAGGCGCACCGTGAGCGCGGCGGCCAGCGCAACGAGGCGCTGCAGGACCCGCGCTCGCGCTGGCTGGAGATGGAGCGGCTGGCCCGCGTGGGCACGCTGGCCGCGGACGTGGCGCAGAACCTGGGCCGCGTGGGTGAAGGCCTTCAGCAGGCGCTGGAGCACGTGCGCACCCGCGCCGCGCAGGGCCTGCCGCCGGACGCGGACGCGCTGAAGAAGCTGGGCGTGGCGGGCGAGCAGATGCGGCTGCACGGCCAGCACCTGCTGTCGCTGGGCCCCACCAGCCCCAAGGACATCCAGCGCTTCGACCTGCGGGAGCTGGTCCCCGCGGTGGTGGAGCAGATGCGCGACGCGGGCCGCCTGGGCTCCTGCGAGCTGACGGTGCTGCTGCCCAACGAGCCCATCGCCGCGGTCTTCAACCGCCGCCAGTTGGAGCGGGTGCTGACGGAGCTGCTGGCCAACGCGGTGGACGCGGTGGAGGACGTGATGGACCGTCCCCGGCGCATCATCACCGGCGTGGAGCTGCCCGACATCTTCGGGGACTTCGGCCCGCTGCTGTTCGTCGAGGACACCGGCATCGGCATCTTCGAGGACGAGCAGCAGGCCGTCTTCGAGCCCTACTACACGACGAAGGCGCCCGAGAAAGGCGCCGGCCTGGGCCTCACCGTGGCGCGCACCCTGGTGGAAGCCATGGGCGGCGCGCTGACGGTGCGAAGCCGCGTCAACCAGGGCAGCACCTTCACGGTGGAGCTGCCCGAGCAGACGTCGTCCTGGTAG
- a CDS encoding ABC transporter permease, whose protein sequence is MPERVRQLLPSVLSVLLALGVCWALIALTMEPGTATDAYLQMLWGGIGNWPAYLDGAAPTVITRPLGESAMKAALLTLTGLSVAVAFKVGLFNIGAQGQMLLGALAAAVVGAHVTLPGVLHVPAALLGAALAGAAWAGIAGLLRIYRGVHEVISTIMLNWVALSLVDNWLVVGPLRGAAEGGQSITGTAEIQATAVLPRLLSDGSRLNLGFPLALVAALAVWVWLTRTRSGFETRTVGLGAEAARAAGIPVARRMGLAMALAGAMAGLAGAVLVLGTEGRYPGTLGAPYGFDGIAIALIGNNHPLGATVSALFFGVLRAGGTRMQLLGVHKSFPELIQGLALLFVAGRMVWLAVLRRRGVAPTVAAEVPRA, encoded by the coding sequence ATGCCTGAGCGCGTGAGACAACTGCTGCCGTCGGTGCTCTCCGTGCTGCTGGCGCTCGGCGTGTGCTGGGCGCTCATCGCGTTGACGATGGAGCCGGGCACCGCGACGGACGCGTACCTGCAGATGCTGTGGGGAGGCATCGGCAACTGGCCCGCGTACCTGGACGGCGCGGCGCCCACCGTCATCACCCGCCCGCTGGGCGAGTCCGCGATGAAGGCCGCGCTCCTCACGCTCACCGGCCTGTCCGTGGCCGTGGCATTCAAGGTGGGCCTGTTCAACATCGGCGCGCAGGGGCAGATGCTGCTGGGCGCGCTGGCCGCGGCCGTCGTCGGCGCCCACGTGACGCTGCCCGGCGTGTTGCATGTCCCGGCGGCGCTGCTGGGCGCGGCGCTGGCGGGCGCGGCGTGGGCGGGCATCGCCGGCCTGCTGCGCATCTACCGGGGCGTGCACGAGGTCATCTCCACCATCATGCTCAACTGGGTGGCGCTGAGCCTGGTGGACAACTGGCTGGTGGTGGGGCCGCTGCGGGGCGCGGCCGAGGGCGGCCAGTCCATCACCGGCACCGCCGAAATCCAGGCCACCGCCGTGCTGCCGCGCCTGCTGAGCGACGGCTCGCGGCTCAACCTGGGCTTCCCCCTGGCGCTGGTCGCGGCGCTGGCCGTGTGGGTGTGGTTGACGCGCACGCGCTCCGGCTTCGAGACGCGCACGGTGGGCCTGGGCGCCGAGGCCGCTCGCGCCGCGGGCATCCCCGTGGCCCGCCGCATGGGACTGGCCATGGCGCTGGCCGGGGCCATGGCGGGCCTCGCGGGCGCGGTGTTGGTGCTGGGCACGGAGGGGCGCTACCCCGGCACGCTGGGCGCGCCCTACGGCTTCGACGGCATCGCCATCGCGCTCATCGGCAACAACCATCCACTGGGCGCCACCGTGTCCGCGCTCTTCTTCGGCGTGCTGCGCGCGGGTGGCACGCGCATGCAGCTCCTCGGCGTGCACAAGAGCTTCCCCGAGCTCATCCAGGGCCTGGCGCTGCTGTTCGTCGCTGGCCGCATGGTGTGGCTCGCGGTGCTGCGCCGGCGAGGCGTGGCGCCCACCGTGGCGGCGGAGGTGCCCCGTGCTTGA
- a CDS encoding TIGR02266 family protein, with protein sequence MAERNDSMSDKAEDRRDSPRIPMRLKVRREGSSGDFEQHDGDLSLGGCAWQGTGWEQGARVEVRFSLPILPDEVEAKGEVLHVAQGGGLPSARVRFVDLPVESELAIARHLDEVQRGAGRP encoded by the coding sequence ATGGCCGAGAGGAACGACTCGATGAGCGACAAGGCCGAGGACCGGCGGGATTCACCCCGGATTCCCATGCGCCTGAAGGTGCGCCGGGAGGGCAGCTCGGGGGATTTCGAGCAGCATGACGGGGACCTGTCCCTGGGCGGTTGTGCCTGGCAGGGGACGGGCTGGGAGCAGGGGGCGCGGGTGGAAGTGCGCTTCAGCCTGCCCATCCTCCCCGACGAGGTGGAAGCGAAGGGCGAGGTCCTCCACGTGGCGCAGGGGGGCGGCCTCCCGTCGGCGCGGGTGCGCTTCGTGGACCTGCCGGTGGAGTCCGAGCTGGCCATCGCGCGCCACCTGGACGAAGTGCAGCGCGGCGCGGGCCGCCCGTAA